Proteins encoded within one genomic window of bacterium:
- a CDS encoding ABC transporter permease, protein MILLEYTTAAIKSLYVNKIRSFLSMLGIIIGVSNVILTIGILEGGRLLILNELGSLSSSLIYLYSSPYSEEFEYISQEEIAQIKMMPQVKEVLPEGFIIF, encoded by the coding sequence ATGATCCTCCTTGAGTATACAACCGCAGCCATAAAATCGCTTTATGTTAATAAGATAAGGTCATTCTTAAGTATGCTTGGAATAATCATTGGGGTTTCTAATGTAATTTTAACCATAGGAATCCTTGAGGGAGGAAGGCTTCTTATATTAAATGAACTAGGAAGCCTCTCTTCTTCTCTTATTTATCTCTATAGTAGCCCATATAGTGAAGAATTTGAATATATAAGCCAGGAAGAGATTGCTCAAATAAAAATGATGCCTCAAGTCAAAGAAGTTCTCCCTGAGGGATTTATAATTTTCA